Sequence from the Gammaproteobacteria bacterium genome:
GATACCCGTGACCAGCGCCACCGCCTGAAGGGCGTAGACGACATGCGCCAGCGTCCTCCCCGTCGCCGGGGACACATCGGTCACTTCGACCGTTTGCATTTCATTGTCGCTCATTAGAACTCCGAGGGTTCGGGTAGGGTTAAGGTCGCGGCTCCGTGGTGTGGGTGTCGGCCCGGGAAGCGCCGACGCACCCCGGCACCCTCACCGGCGGCCTTTAGGGGGTCTGTTCCAGTATCACACCGCTGCCCGGGGCCTGGTACAGGTCAATGCGATCAAGGTGCGGGATCACGTTGGCCAGCCGAGTGAAGATCCAGCGGGCGATACCCGCCGGGTCCGTCGAGCCAATGTCGTCGATCTCGTCCAGCCGCCGGTGGTCAAGGAGATCATACACGGGACCGAACAGCGCCTTGACGTCGCCATAGTCAACGGTCCAGCCCATGAGCGGATCCAGTTGGGTGGTCAGATAGAGCCGTACCCGATAGCTGTGCCCATGAAGCCGGCGGCGGGGATCCCGCGAAGGCGCGTTGCCAAGACGCAGTGCGCTCTCGAACCGGCGTTCCTTCCAGATCCGATGGTTCGTCCCGTCGAAGTGGCAACCCGCCGTGGTCGTTTCGTACACGGTGACACGGGACAGCGATGGCACGGGAGGTTTGATCCGTCCCCAGATCCAGGTTGCGATCAACTCACTGGTCGGGTTCTCGAGACCGGGAAGGTCGTTGAGACAGCCATGGTCGAGTTCACGGAAGAGTGCACCCCATTCCCGGTCCAGCGCGGCCTCCTCGAGCCGGCACTCCACCTCGTCCAGGGAATGGCGGGTCCGCAGGTCGACATCGAAACCGTGCCCGTGCATGCGCCCGCAGGGGTGTCCGGGCGGCACGTTCGGCAGGCGGTGGGCGGCCTCGAAACGGACACGTCGCCACGCATGAACCGCGCTTCCGGGTTTGTAATCGATGCCGGAAGTCGGAGCGCCTCGGACGCTGACCCGGACGATCCCCGGCACGTCGATCCGCCTGGAGATCCAG
This genomic interval carries:
- a CDS encoding 6-carboxytetrahydropterin synthase produces the protein MKEFLLYTAHAPFEAARRLDGTSFDRSERGLHGHSFLSRVRANLPSGWGRFPGDESAALERSLVRSVEPLDYSLLNERLDTPTDENLARWISRRIDVPGIVRVSVRGAPTSGIDYKPGSAVHAWRRVRFEAAHRLPNVPPGHPCGRMHGHGFDVDLRTRHSLDEVECRLEEAALDREWGALFRELDHGCLNDLPGLENPTSELIATWIWGRIKPPVPSLSRVTVYETTTAGCHFDGTNHRIWKERRFESALRLGNAPSRDPRRRLHGHSYRVRLYLTTQLDPLMGWTVDYGDVKALFGPVYDLLDHRRLDEIDDIGSTDPAGIARWIFTRLANVIPHLDRIDLYQAPGSGVILEQTP